A DNA window from Chiroxiphia lanceolata isolate bChiLan1 chromosome W unlocalized genomic scaffold, bChiLan1.pri scaffold_51_arrow_ctg1, whole genome shotgun sequence contains the following coding sequences:
- the LOC116781520 gene encoding olfactory receptor 14A16-like, translating to MSNSSSLTQFLLLSLADRRELQLLHFWLFLAISLAALLANGLILSAVACDHHLHTPMGFFLLNLSLTDLGCICTTVPKAMHNSLWGTTTISYMGCAAQAFLLVFFLGAEYFLLTIMCYDRYVAICKPLHYGTLLGSRACAHMAAAAWATGFLIALLHTANTFSLPLCQGNGLDQFFCEIPHILKLSCSHSGYLRELGLTVLIACLMFGCFIFIVFSYVQIFRAVLRIPSQQGRHKAFSTCLPHLAVVSLFVSTLFLAYLKPPSISSPSLDLTLSVLYSVVPPTLNPFIYSLRNQELKDALRKLITGCFSEAINSPSSTCYVPH from the coding sequence atgtccaacagcagctccctcacccagttcctcctcctgtcaTTGGCAGACaggcgggagctgcagctcctgcacttctggctcttcctggccatctccctggctgccctcctggccaacggcctcatcctcagtGCCGTAGCCTgtgaccaccacctgcacacccccatgggcttcttcctgctcaacctctccctcacagacctgggctgcatctgcaccactgtccccaaagccatgcacaattccctctggggcaccacaaccatctcctacatgggatgtgctgcacaggcCTTTCTGCTTGTCTTCTTTCTTGGAGCAGAGTATTtcctcctcaccatcatgtgctacgaccgctacgttgccatctgcaaacccctgcactacgggaccctcctgggcagcagagcttgtgcccacatggcagcagctgcctgggccactggctttctcattgctctgctgcacacagccaatacattttccctgcccctgtgccagggcaatggCCTGGaccagttcttctgtgaaatcccacacatcctcaagctctcctgctcacactcaggcTACCTCAGGGAACTTGGACTCACTGTGCTTATTGCCTGTTTAATGTttggttgtttcattttcattgttttctcctatgtgcagatcttcagggctgtgctgaggatcccctctcagcagggacggcacaaagccttttccacgtgcctccctcacctggccgTGGTCTCCCTGTTTGTCAGCACGTTATTCCTTGCCTACCTGaagcccccctccatctcctcacCATCCCTGGATCTTACCCTGTCAGTTCTGTACTCAGTGGTTCCTCCAACACTGAACCCCTTCATCTACAGTCTGAGGAACCAGGAGCTCAAGGATGCCCTGAGGAAACTGATAACTGggtgtttttcagaagcaataaaCTCTCCTTCTTCTACATGTTATGTACCTCATTAA
- the LOC116781531 gene encoding maestro heat-like repeat-containing protein family member 6: MQQRPPTVPKLAWVKEEEKEESPGAAPTQQPEEVQQVQPPQEDAGQERTEEQLRARGRFRRAAQLVCRFIRCIWHEEATFMATGDTANSDLFSAQTSAALLDLLVQNGVYKAKQVPAIVRCIHQWLTSNVSAEHRLDKTLVLLTEAHPVDVAVTLLRSAPACDRAARTMWKTLVSSRGTKEPVLQILFRVLEYWPAHRRRTSDGDERDVFALAATVALWEILQLSWCPGAVKDNFPRLLLTLLFQVFISTEEMSEGVETFWRRCQEQRSLPPNPNRFAVQTVKALLLQLLDEDVLMAIARKCVWDMLLKADSHHYAVGLLARELCRVSRSICRSIAVSLLPRLSREEPLWELPALAFLVELQSPGTVPAPCAAAWAQPRAGPGSCRPGPPSLLPAFQVLHCLNPRQCGPSVLQIISRRLRSQCPERRRLALRGLVVLSKAPSMAKSIRSLNESLLELLQDADTDAVQMTLSAFINVLGLKIIQISSPIALKLLEALRPLFDNEHSQLQQLSMLLFREVMEATERSKSLKPPVYLSLVPFYFNWHEENQRVAEASRRALFGAARFLKWRDLEHLVTMEQPWRFPECLLEKDRSRVGQYVRQALPSLESPEEPLRKLAIKFLGIAARSMKQEQPELQLICQALQGISDDSPAVSNLAVETLHIIRTVRRTPFFPFW, translated from the exons ATGCAGCAGAGACCCCCCACGGTGCCCAAGCTGGCCtgggtgaaggaggaggagaaggaggaaagccctggggctgctccaacACAGCAGCCTGAAGAGGTGCAGCAGGTGCAGCCCCCGCAGGAGG ATGCAGGCCAGGAGCGGACAGAAGAGCAGCTCCGTGCCCGTGGCCGCTTccgcagggcagcacag CTGGTTTGCAGATTCATCAGATGCATTTGGCATGAAGAGGCCACTTTCATGGCCACTGGGGACACGGCAAACTCGGACCTCTTCAGTGCCCAGAccagtgctgccctgctggATTTGCTTGTGCAGAACGGTGTCTACAAAGCGAAGCAA GTGCCGGCCATAGTCAGGTGCATCCACCAGTGGCTCACATCCAACGTGtctgctgagcacaggctggACAAGACTCTTGTCCTGCTGACCGAGGCACACCCCGTGGATGTTGCAGTGACCCTGCTgcgctctgccccagcctgtgACAG agctgctcgCACCATGTGGAAGACGCTCGTCTCCTCCAGAGGGACTAAGGAGCCGGTGCTGCAGATCCTCTTCCGTGTGCTGGAATACTGGCCAGCGCACAGGAGACGCACCTCTGATGGGGATGAGAGGGATGtctttgccctggct GCAACTGTGGCACTCTGGGAGATCCTCCAGCTGTCCTGGTGCCCAGGAGCAGTGAAGGACAATTTCCCCCGCCTCCTTCTGACTCTGCTCTTCCAAGTTTTCATCAGCACAGAGGAGATGTCAGAGGGGGTTGAGACCTTCTGGAGGCGATGCCAGGAGCAGCGCAGCCTTCCCCCCAACCCCAAcag gTTTGCAGTGCAGACCGTTaaagccctgctgctccagctgctggatgagGACGTGCTGATGGCGATCGCTCGCAAGTGTGTCTGGGACATGCTCCTCAAGGCTGACAGCCACCACTATGCAGTGGGTCTGCTGGCCAG ggagctgtgccGTGTCTCCCGCTCCATCTGCCGCAGCATCGCCGTCAGCCTGCTCCCACGGCTCAGCAGGGAAGAGCCCCTGTGGGAACTGCCTGCCCTGGCCTTCCTGGTGGAG CTGCAGTCGCCCGGGACGGTGCCtgcaccctgtgctgctgcctgggcccagCCCCGGGCGGGTCCGGGCTCCTGCCGGCCGGGCCCCCCgtcactgctccctgcctttcagGTCCTGCACTGCCTGAACCCCAGACAATGTGGGCCCAGCGTCCTGCAGATAATTTCAAGGCGCCTGCGCAGCCAGTGCCCGGAGAGGCGTCGCCTGGCGCTCCGAGGCCTGGTGGTGCTCAGCAAGGCTCCCTCAATG GCTAAGAGCATCCGGAGCCTGAATGAAAGCCTCCTGGAGCTACTGCAGGATGCAGACACGGACGCAGTTCAGATGACTCTCTCTGCGTTCATCAATGTACTGGGCTTGAAAATCATCCAAATATCCAGCCCAATTGCCCTGAAGTTGCTTGAGGCGCTGCGGCCACTCTTTGACAAC gagcacagccagctgcagcagctctccatgCTCCTCTTCCGGGAGGTGATGGAGGCGACAGAGAGGAGCAAGAGCCTAAAGCCACCCGTGTACCTGAGTCTGGTGCCATTCTACTTCAACTGGCACGAGGAGAACCAGCGTGTGGCAGAG GCCTCTCGGAGAGCACTGTTTGGTGCAGCCAGGTTCCTGAAGTGGAGGGACCTTGAGCACTTGGTGACCATGGAGCAGCCGTGGAGGTTTCCCGAGTGCCTG ctggaaaaggacagGAGCCGAGTGGGCCAGTACGTGCGCCAGGCCCTGCCGTCCCTGGAGAGCCCAGAGGAGCCCCTGCGAAAGCTGGCCATCAAGTTTCTGG ggatcgCCGCCAGGTCCAtgaagcaggagcagccagagctgcagctcatctGCCAAG cccTTCAAGGCATTTCTGATGACAGCCCTGCTGTCTCAAACCTGGCCGTTGAAACGCTCCACATCATCAGAACTGTACGGAGAACTCCATTCTTCCCATTCTGGTAG
- the LOC116781512 gene encoding olfactory receptor 14C36-like, with the protein MWNSSSMAQFLLLAFADRWELQLLHFWLFLAISLAALLANGLILSAVACDHHLHTPMGFFLLNLSLTDLGCICTTVPKAMHNSLQNTTTISYMGCAAQLFLLFFFMATEFYLLTIMCYDRYVAICKPLHYGTLLGSRACAHMAAAAWATGFLNALLHTANTFSLPLCQGNALGQFFCEIPHILKLSCSHSGYLREIGLIGVTACLSFSCFIFIVFSYVQIFRAVLRIPSQQGRHKAFSTCLPHLAVVSLFVSTATFAYLKPPSISSSSLDLVVSVLYSVVPPSLNPLIYNLRNQELRVAIRKMMTTCFLRSNKVHLFFCRTLIV; encoded by the coding sequence ATgtggaacagcagctccatggcccagttcctcctcctggcatttgCAGacaggtgggagctgcagctcctgcacttctggctcttcctggccatctccctggctgccctcctggccaacggcctcatcctcagcgccgtagcctgtgaccaccacctgcacacccccatgggcttcttcctgctcaacctctccctcacagacctgggctgcatctgcaccactgtccccaaagccatgcacaattccctccagaacaccacaaccatctcctacatgggatgtgctgcacagctctttttacttttctttttcatggcaACAGAGTTTTATctcctcaccatcatgtgctacgaccgctacgttgccatctgcaaacccctgcactacgggaccctcctgggcagcagagcttgtgcccacatggcagcagctgcctgggccactggctttctcaatgctctgctgcacacagccaatacattttccctgcccctgtgccagggcaatgccctgggccagttcttctgtgaaatcccacacatcctcaagctctcctgctcacactcaggcTACCTCAGGGAAATTGGGCTCATTGGGGTTACTGCCTGTTTATCATttagttgtttcattttcattgttttctcctatgtgcagatcttcagggctgtgctgaggatcccctctcagcagggacggcacaaagccttttccacctgcctccctcacctggctgtGGTCTCCCTGTTTGTCAGCACTGCCACATTTGCCTACCTGaagcccccctccatctcctcctcatccctggaCCTGGTGGTGTCAGTTCTGTACTCGGTGGTGCCTCCATCACTGAACCCCCTCATCTACAACCTGAGGAACCAGGAGCTCAGGGTTGCCATAAGGAAAATGATGACTACATGTTTTTTGAGAAGCAATAAAGTccatcttttcttctgcagaacacTCATTGTATAA